GATTGCTAATGAAACTTGGCTATTATTAAAAAGCAGATCTCAAAGTAGAGGTTCTACGGAGTTGGAGCAGGAGCAGTTGGGCAGCATATTGCCACACACATAGGCCAGAACGCTCCGCCTGTTCCGGTTCCTGCTGCTAAACAAGCTGACATACAAAGAGCAAAAAGACCAAACCCTGCATCAGCTGTTGGAACACTGCTTATTGCTTGTACGGCTCCAAATAACATTCCTGCTGTGACAAGTTTACCAGGTGTTAATTTACCTGCGATATAACTTGCTCCTGTTTGCATAGTTTCAAATATAGGTTTTGCTATAGAGTTTACTGTGACAGGTTCATTGGGCTTTACTAGACCAACTGCATGTAAAGGACCCTGCAAAGATTGTAATGGTAAATGAATTTTCATAAAAATTTCTCCTTTGGTTACATGCTAAAGCTCTAAAAATAAGAGCAATGCTAAAAAACGGATCTAGTGTATAGCTTGTATTAGAAAAAACGTCCAGAAATTTTTTTTAACAGGTAAAAATATTTAAACTAAAGAAGCTCTTTTGTCTTAATTGAGAACTCTTTTTTTAGAGAAGCAACAACGCTCTCTTCGAGTTGTTTGGGATGGGTAATTTTAGGTAGAGCTAATAGTTTTTTTAATACGGTTTTTCCGCTTTGTTGTTGTGCGGTAAGAGTCATCTTACTAAATTTGAGCAGTGTGAATTGATGAGCAGAGGCAAATATTCTTAAGCGTGTTAAATGATAGAGCCAAAGGATTTGCATAGGATAAGCGCCAAAACGATCTGTTAACTCTATGAGAAGGGTGTCTAGTTCTTGCGAAGTGGTAGCATCTCCAAAACGGTGGTAAATTTCCATGCGTAAAGTGGGCTCATCTATGTAGGTATCGGGAATGAGTGCATCAAAAGAAAACTCCATTTTGGTTTCTGTAAAAGAGATCGCTTTATTGTTATTTAGTGCATTTACCGCTTTTTTTAACAATTTACAATAGAGGTGAAATCCAATGGAGGAGACTTGCCCTGATTGTTGAGTACCGAGTATGTCACCTGCTCCTCTGATCTCTAAATCGCGCATGGCAACTCGCATGCCTCCTCCATAACCAGAGGATAAACTTAAGGCTTCTAAACGTTTCAAAGTAATTTCAGGGAGCTGTTTTTTAGCAGGGACTAAAAAATACGCATAGGCTGGTTTATTCCATCTGCCTACTCGACCTCGCATTTGATAGAGATCCGCTATTCCAAATGTATCAGAGCGGTCGATCAAAATGGTATTGGCATTGGGGATATCGATCCCGTTTTCTACAATGGTAGTGGAAACTAAAATATCCGCCTCTCCTTGTTTAAAGGCATGAAAGACCGTATCAATTTCATCAGAGGACATTTGCCCATGCCCTACTACGATACGCGCTTCTGGGGCTAATTTTTGTAGTTCTTTAGCGATTAGAAAAATAGTTTCAATGCGATTATGAATAAAGAACACTTGTCCATCGCGCAGTAGTTCTCTAGCTAAGGCATTTTGTATGACAGAGTGGTTGCGTTCTACAATGATTGACTTAATCGGTAGACGATCTTGAGGTGGAGTATTGATAATCGAGACTTTCTTGATACCAATTAAGGAAAGATACAGAGTACGAGGAATTGGTGTCGCGGAAAGAGTTAGACAGTCAACACCTGTTTTTGTAGTTTTTAGACGCTCTTTTGCACGGACACCAAATCGTTGTTCTTCATCGATAATGATAAGACCTAGATTTTTAAATTGCACATCTTGACTGATTACACGTTGGGTCCCGATTAAGATATCAATGGTACCTTCTTGAACTGATTGAAGTGTTTTTTTTATTTGAGAAGAAGAGCAAAATCTACAAGCAAGTCCTATTTGGATGGGAAAGTTAGCCATTCGCTGGCAAAATGTTTCGTAGTGCTGCATGGCTAAAATCGTAGTAGGGACAAGAACTGCAACTTGTTTATGGCCATCACATGCAGCTTTAAAAGCAGCACGCATAGCTACTTCTGTTTTCCCATAACCGACATCTCCACAAATGAGACGATCCATAGCTATCTCTGATTGCATATCTTGTTTAATAGCTGTGATGGCATTGATTTGATCTTCTGTTTCTACGAAAGGGAAATCTTCTTCAAAGGCTAGCATAGTTTCAGAATCAGCTGGATAGGCAAAACCTCCTTGAACAGTGCGTTCTGCTTGCAAGCGCAGCAATTGATCAGCGTACCCAACAATAGCTTTTTGTGCCATGTGACGTGTTTTTTGCCACCTTGTCGATCCTAGTTGGCTAAAGGTAGGGATTGTATCTTTAGTTCCGATATAACGACTGATTAAATGGGACTGAGAAAGCGGGACAAAAAGTTTACTCTTTTCTGCATACTCAATCACCATAAATTCTGAGATAGCTCCTAAATGATTGGTCTGTTTTTCTGTTCCCATATAGCGGCCTATTCCACTATGAAAATGCACCACAATATCACCGGGGAGTAGTTCATGAAATTCAGAGATAGGTATGGAGTGGGACTGGCGCCATTTTTGACGCCTTGGTTTTAAGCGATGAGTGAGTTCTGCTGTGGTGATAAGAGATAGTTTTGCATCTTTCAAGACAAATCCGCTAGATAGGTAACCGATTTGAAAATCGGTTTTCTCGAGCGTCTTGGTTTTTTCTTCCAATAAGGTTTTTTGCGCAAAAGTAGAGCAAAGAAAATGCACTTGCATATGAGGATGCCGATATAGAGCTTGCAGAATTTCTTCCTCTTGGATGGATGCTTGATTGTCTAGAGTGGAAAAGAACTCAGCTACTGGAATAAAGGGATGTCTACATCTTTTGGTTTGTATCTGTTGGTTAAACATTTCAAATTGCAAAGGCTGAAGAGGAGTTTGTCCCATATGCACCGTGGGTTTTTCTTGAATAGAAGAAAGAGACTCAATTTTCTCAGAGCTTAAAAAAATTTGCGATAGAGGTTGCAAACAAGAAAAAAGCTCTTGGAAAGAAAGGACTAAGCGGTTGTGTAAAACAGGCATTTTTGCAAGAGAGACCAAGCGATCTTCAATAGCTAGTAAGTCGTTAAAAATGACAATGGTATTAGGGCCTAGATAATCTGAAAAAGAAGTGAGTTCTTGTGTTTTTTGTAAAAGAGTAAGCTCAGATGCAGGACAGAGCCAACATTCTGTATGTTTTTCTGTTGTGATTTGCGTTAAAGGATCAAAAGATCTGATTTCTTGAATTTCATTCCCAAAAAACTCAATCCGAAAGGGAGATAGGGCAGAGGGAGGAAAAAAGTCGATAATCCCTCCTCTTACAGCAAATTCTCCTTTATCGCTTACTATGTTTGCACGTTGATAGTTTAAGAGCTCTAGATGCTTAATAAATAAGGAAAAATCAAGAAACTGATGGACTCGATATCTCTGAAAAAGCGTACGCATGGTTTCTTTGCAAGGCAATTTTTGCAAAACAGCTTGCAGAGGAGCAAAAATGACATGAGGGGAATCATTTTCCAATAGAGAGTTGAGCACTTCAAAGCGCTTTCCCATTAAATCAGAACTAGGCGAAATTTCTTCACCGGGCAAAGTTTCCCAAGCGGGTAACTCACAAAGATGTGGCAGAGAAAACAACTGCATGTCCTCAAGTAAACTATCTTGAGATCCGCTACTGATTATGAGCACGTGCTTATTGGTAATCTGAGATAACAACCAAATGATAATAGCTTTGGGACCATTCCAAAGCTGTTCAATCAGAATAGATGGTTCATGAGCCAGAACATCAAGAAACCCTTGTAGTAAAGGATAATTGATTAAAATTTCTTTTAGGCTTTTTGTAAGCATTTTTGTACTTGTTCAAATGCTTGTAATAGCCCGTCTGGATTTTTGCCTCCAGCTTGAGCGTTTTCTTTTTTCCCTCCCCCACTACCTGAAATAATAGGGGTAATTTCTTTGATTAAAGAAGAAGCAAAAATTCCTTTTTGGATGAGGTCTTTGGATACTCTAACCATTACTTGACAACGCTCTTTTGCTGTGTAGGCTAAAATTACGACATAAGAGCTAAGCTCTTGTGCAATTTGTTCGCTTAAGGGATTTAGCTCTTGTGTATCTACGATTTGTGCTATAAAAGGAATAGATCCAACATATTGCACTTTCGTTAGAAGAGTTTGAGCTAGTTGTTTTAACTCTGAGTTTTTTAAGGTTTTTATCTCTGTCTGAAGAATTTTATTTTCTTCGATGAGATTTTGTGTTTTTTCTACAAGCTGCAAGGGAGAGCTTTTTAGAAGAGTTGCCGCTTTTTCAAGTCTATCCTCTTGCTCATAGATCCATTCTTCTGCTTTAACTCCTGTATATGCTTCAATGCGTCTTACTCCAGAAGCAATGCTACTTTCTTTAATAATCCTAAAGGAGCCAATGTTAGAGACATTTTCAGCATGGGTACCACCACATAACTCTTTAGAATAGTTTATATCAACTACCCTTACTATATCTGCGTATTTATCCCCAAAAAACTGTTTGATGTCAGAATACTTTTGAGCTTCTTCAAAGGAAACTTCATAGGTTTGTACCTTTTGACCTTCTCTGATTTTTTCCTGAACAAGCCTTTCGATTTGACGTATTTTTTCTTTTGAAAGCGCTTTGTGATGATTAAAATCAAAACGTAGATGATCCTCAGTTACAAGAGAACCTGCTTGCCTAATATGAGCTCCGATTACTTTTTGAAGAGCCCAATGCAATAGATGCGTAGCGGTATGATTATTGGCAATTTCTTGTCTTTTTTGTTTATCTACTTGAGCACATAAAGGTTCTCCCAAAAGCAGACAACCTTTTTCCAATCTACCTACGTGAGCAATAATTCCTGGAAAAGGAGAATAGCAATGAGTGACTTTAAAATGAGCTTCTTTATGGATCAATGAGCCTGTATCTCCGACCTGTCCTCCTTTTTCTGGATAAAAGGGGGTTTTATCAAGTAGAATATAGCCAGTTTGTCCCTCTTTTATTTCTTCGACAAATTTACCATCAATGATTATTCCTATAATAGCTGCTTCTGCTTCGGTTTGAGTATAGCCTAAAAAATCGGTGGTTGGATGATGTTTAATATAGTCTTTGAATATGGTATCTTCTGCTTGTGGAAAATAAGTTGTCTGCGCTGCTTTAGATCTGATTTTTGCTTGATTTTCTAATACAAGATAAGAATCCAAATCCACCCTTAAGCCGTTGTCTTTAGCAATGAGTAGAATTTCTTCCATAGGGAAACCATATGTGTCTTTAAGCTTAAATGCGTTTTCGCCTGAAATTTGCTTACTAGAGCTTGTTTTAGTCTGATCAATAATGGTGTTTAATATATTGCCACCTCGTTTT
This sequence is a window from Candidatus Rhabdochlamydia sp. T3358. Protein-coding genes within it:
- the mfd gene encoding transcription-repair coupling factor, coding for MLTKSLKEILINYPLLQGFLDVLAHEPSILIEQLWNGPKAIIIWLLSQITNKHVLIISSGSQDSLLEDMQLFSLPHLCELPAWETLPGEEISPSSDLMGKRFEVLNSLLENDSPHVIFAPLQAVLQKLPCKETMRTLFQRYRVHQFLDFSLFIKHLELLNYQRANIVSDKGEFAVRGGIIDFFPPSALSPFRIEFFGNEIQEIRSFDPLTQITTEKHTECWLCPASELTLLQKTQELTSFSDYLGPNTIVIFNDLLAIEDRLVSLAKMPVLHNRLVLSFQELFSCLQPLSQIFLSSEKIESLSSIQEKPTVHMGQTPLQPLQFEMFNQQIQTKRCRHPFIPVAEFFSTLDNQASIQEEEILQALYRHPHMQVHFLCSTFAQKTLLEEKTKTLEKTDFQIGYLSSGFVLKDAKLSLITTAELTHRLKPRRQKWRQSHSIPISEFHELLPGDIVVHFHSGIGRYMGTEKQTNHLGAISEFMVIEYAEKSKLFVPLSQSHLISRYIGTKDTIPTFSQLGSTRWQKTRHMAQKAIVGYADQLLRLQAERTVQGGFAYPADSETMLAFEEDFPFVETEDQINAITAIKQDMQSEIAMDRLICGDVGYGKTEVAMRAAFKAACDGHKQVAVLVPTTILAMQHYETFCQRMANFPIQIGLACRFCSSSQIKKTLQSVQEGTIDILIGTQRVISQDVQFKNLGLIIIDEEQRFGVRAKERLKTTKTGVDCLTLSATPIPRTLYLSLIGIKKVSIINTPPQDRLPIKSIIVERNHSVIQNALARELLRDGQVFFIHNRIETIFLIAKELQKLAPEARIVVGHGQMSSDEIDTVFHAFKQGEADILVSTTIVENGIDIPNANTILIDRSDTFGIADLYQMRGRVGRWNKPAYAYFLVPAKKQLPEITLKRLEALSLSSGYGGGMRVAMRDLEIRGAGDILGTQQSGQVSSIGFHLYCKLLKKAVNALNNNKAISFTETKMEFSFDALIPDTYIDEPTLRMEIYHRFGDATTSQELDTLLIELTDRFGAYPMQILWLYHLTRLRIFASAHQFTLLKFSKMTLTAQQQSGKTVLKKLLALPKITHPKQLEESVVASLKKEFSIKTKELL
- the alaS gene encoding alanine--tRNA ligase; the protein is MLSQQIRAKFLQYFKDKGHTIVPSSSVIPHDDPTILFINAGMNQFKDVFLGKNERGYTKATTCQKCIRVGGKHNDLDNVGHTSRHLTFFEMLGNFSFGDYFKAQAIQYAWEVSTTIFGFDAEKIWATVFEEDDEAFELWKAYLPEKRIVRMGEKDNFWAMGDTGPCGPCSELLFDRGPSYGRASSPLEDPDGERFLEFWNLVFMQFNRDASLKQQPLPKKSIDTGAGLERIVSLKLGVDSVFEIDIFQALIREVARLCDKPYRKEDLHLAPAYHVIADHVRALSFAIADGAQPSNTERGYILRKLLRRAVRYGRILGLQRPFLADMLPCLIDTMGSDYKELVESRSRIADILTLEEETFLSTLKRGGNILNTIIDQTKTSSSKQISGENAFKLKDTYGFPMEEILLIAKDNGLRVDLDSYLVLENQAKIRSKAAQTTYFPQAEDTIFKDYIKHHPTTDFLGYTQTEAEAAIIGIIIDGKFVEEIKEGQTGYILLDKTPFYPEKGGQVGDTGSLIHKEAHFKVTHCYSPFPGIIAHVGRLEKGCLLLGEPLCAQVDKQKRQEIANNHTATHLLHWALQKVIGAHIRQAGSLVTEDHLRFDFNHHKALSKEKIRQIERLVQEKIREGQKVQTYEVSFEEAQKYSDIKQFFGDKYADIVRVVDINYSKELCGGTHAENVSNIGSFRIIKESSIASGVRRIEAYTGVKAEEWIYEQEDRLEKAATLLKSSPLQLVEKTQNLIEENKILQTEIKTLKNSELKQLAQTLLTKVQYVGSIPFIAQIVDTQELNPLSEQIAQELSSYVVILAYTAKERCQVMVRVSKDLIQKGIFASSLIKEITPIISGSGGGKKENAQAGGKNPDGLLQAFEQVQKCLQKA